In Caproiciproducens sp. NJN-50, the following are encoded in one genomic region:
- a CDS encoding serine hydrolase domain-containing protein: MTSVEMDALFSQYGRATPGCSVAVRQDGRTRYRKAFGMASLAYGVPNTPETLFHAASVSKQFTAFCILLLAEDGRISLQDTIRDYLPDFPDLGADVTLWQLLHHAGGLREQWDLFTLSGHSMEDLATPGNLMHLLYGQRGLNFKPGTRYLYCNSGFTVLAWILHAVTGKTLREFAAERIFQPLGMSRTFFRDDHAEVTPGRASSYGYDGRRGRYSEMAMTFDVTGSTGLNTTAEDCVRWLEHLRRPGLCRPETMQAMLQRFSLASGEEIPYGCGIQAVKYHGLDVYQHSGANAGYRAAVLTVPSLKLDIAVLSNYRFSFPMVKAYQLLDGISGLSSTPVCEKPQVPAQAGWYVSENYHSLRLEKAGKDLLLEQDGMTWTYERAAEGGCYAAENGNFLSCEAAGTLSLWSAGTHTGYRRVFSQPLGEFAARRISGLYYSRELMTAYRLSIQKDRLLLFHPSAGELVFVKTGENCYLCENRDNLNLAADESGDRFFLNTDRSRNLEFRKASME; this comes from the coding sequence GTGACAAGCGTGGAAATGGATGCGCTGTTTTCACAATATGGGCGTGCTACGCCGGGGTGTTCCGTCGCGGTCCGTCAGGACGGCCGCACAAGGTACCGCAAAGCGTTCGGCATGGCCAGCCTGGCCTATGGCGTCCCCAATACGCCGGAAACGCTTTTCCACGCCGCTTCCGTCAGCAAGCAGTTTACGGCGTTCTGCATTTTGCTGTTGGCGGAAGACGGAAGAATTTCCCTGCAGGATACCATCCGGGACTATCTGCCGGATTTTCCGGATCTCGGCGCGGACGTGACGCTTTGGCAGCTGCTGCACCATGCCGGAGGCCTCAGGGAGCAGTGGGACCTGTTTACTCTTTCCGGGCACAGCATGGAAGACCTCGCCACGCCGGGGAATCTGATGCATCTTTTATACGGACAGCGCGGCCTGAATTTTAAGCCCGGCACCCGCTATCTTTACTGCAATTCGGGATTTACGGTTTTAGCCTGGATCCTGCACGCCGTGACGGGAAAAACGCTGCGTGAGTTCGCGGCGGAACGGATTTTTCAGCCGCTGGGGATGAGCCGTACCTTTTTTCGGGACGACCATGCCGAGGTGACGCCCGGGCGGGCTTCCTCCTATGGATACGACGGGCGGCGCGGCCGATATTCCGAAATGGCGATGACTTTTGACGTCACGGGTTCAACCGGCCTGAATACAACCGCCGAAGACTGCGTAAGATGGCTGGAACATTTGCGCAGGCCCGGACTATGCAGGCCGGAAACCATGCAGGCAATGCTGCAAAGATTCAGCCTGGCCTCCGGGGAAGAAATTCCGTACGGCTGCGGGATTCAGGCCGTGAAATACCATGGACTGGACGTTTACCAGCACAGCGGCGCGAACGCCGGATACCGCGCGGCAGTGCTGACGGTTCCCTCTCTGAAACTGGATATTGCGGTGCTGTCCAACTACCGCTTTTCATTTCCCATGGTCAAGGCATATCAATTGCTGGACGGAATCAGCGGGCTTTCCTCCACGCCGGTTTGTGAAAAGCCGCAGGTCCCCGCGCAGGCGGGGTGGTATGTGTCTGAAAATTATCACTCGCTTCGGCTGGAAAAGGCGGGGAAGGACCTGCTGCTGGAGCAGGACGGCATGACATGGACGTATGAACGGGCGGCGGAGGGCGGCTGTTATGCCGCGGAAAACGGAAATTTTCTGTCATGCGAAGCGGCGGGCACGCTGTCCCTTTGGTCCGCAGGGACGCACACCGGGTACCGCAGGGTATTTTCACAGCCTCTCGGCGAATTCGCGGCGAGGCGGATTTCCGGCCTGTATTACAGCCGGGAACTGATGACCGCTTACCGATTGTCCATCCAAAAGGACAGGCTGCTGCTTTTTCATCCCTCCGCAGGGGAACTGGTATTTGTAAAAACAGGAGAGAACTGTTATCTTTGTGAAAATCGTGACAACCTGAATCTGGCGGCGGATGAGTCCGGGGACCGTTTTTTCCTGAATACGGACCGGAGCAGGAATTTAGAATTTCGAAAGGCTTCAATGGAATAA